A region of Deltaproteobacteria bacterium DNA encodes the following proteins:
- a CDS encoding GDP-mannose 4,6-dehydratase, producing the protein MKVLITGINGFVGRYLKSHLLSLGYDVYGTDNQSHDVDTFQADIKDKDELSKILSWVKPDEIYHLAGISHVTLGKTEDYYQVNTVGTLNLYEAVKQSCPEAKILFISSSNVYGTVPEHEQPITERQPLHPVSHYASSKAGAEMLSYTYISEGLHIVISRSFNHTGTGQLENFIIPKLVKAFAAKQPFIELGNTHTKRDFLDVRDVVRAYRIIAENGSPGDVFNVCSGTTYSIDDIIGYMHGLTNHRIEIRHAKAFMRSIDPVLFVGDNTKIKKLGWNPEIPLTKTIEDMLKACSERLI; encoded by the coding sequence ATGAAAGTACTTATAACAGGTATAAACGGATTTGTCGGGAGATACTTGAAAAGCCATCTTTTATCTCTCGGATATGATGTTTATGGTACCGATAATCAATCACATGACGTGGATACGTTTCAAGCGGATATAAAGGATAAGGATGAACTCTCTAAGATTCTATCATGGGTAAAGCCTGACGAGATATATCATCTTGCCGGTATATCTCATGTCACTCTCGGTAAGACGGAAGATTATTATCAGGTCAATACGGTAGGCACGTTAAATCTATACGAGGCAGTCAAGCAATCATGCCCGGAAGCAAAGATATTGTTTATCAGTTCTTCAAATGTGTACGGCACTGTTCCTGAACATGAACAGCCGATAACAGAACGGCAGCCGTTACATCCGGTCAGCCATTATGCATCGAGTAAGGCCGGTGCTGAGATGCTTTCATACACATACATATCCGAAGGGTTGCACATAGTAATATCAAGATCATTCAATCATACTGGCACCGGTCAATTGGAGAATTTTATTATACCGAAGCTTGTCAAGGCATTCGCTGCAAAACAGCCGTTTATCGAGCTCGGAAACACACATACAAAGAGGGACTTTCTTGATGTAAGGGATGTCGTTAGAGCGTACAGAATTATTGCTGAAAACGGCAGTCCCGGGGATGTGTTTAATGTATGCTCAGGAACCACATACTCCATTGATGATATTATAGGTTATATGCATGGTTTAACAAATCATAGAATCGAGATAAGGCATGCAAAGGCGTTCATGCGAAGCATTGATCCGGTGCTCTTTGTCGGCGATAATACAAAGATTAAAAAACTCGGCTGGAACCCTGAAATCCCATTAACAAAAACAATAGAAGACATGCTGAAAGCTTGCAGTGAGAGGCTGATATAG
- the prmC gene encoding peptide chain release factor N(5)-glutamine methyltransferase, translated as MPDIDHIYRWADTYFNKTGLPIPYRELKIIISEIAGIPKQKVIAKNNIVISESNFRRLKYTIKKRAGGYPLQYLLGHIEFMGIDFFTGRGVFIPRPETELVVETAIKFIEQYQYKHVLDLCCGSGVIGLSIALLKQPVNVSLTDISKKAIILSKKNCEKLGICSTVTFYRGELFSSLPRDIKFDLIVTNPPYVPHHRIAHLQKELYYEPLNALDGGSKGMKLINSIIGQAGDFLTERGMLVMEHDHTETEHIKALTRKTKGFKSLKILNDLAGFQRVSILGKS; from the coding sequence ATGCCGGACATTGATCACATATACCGATGGGCTGATACTTATTTTAATAAAACGGGTCTACCGATACCCTACAGGGAATTAAAGATTATTATTTCCGAAATAGCCGGCATCCCAAAGCAAAAGGTCATAGCAAAAAACAATATTGTCATATCAGAATCAAACTTTAGAAGGTTAAAGTATACTATAAAAAAACGTGCTGGCGGTTATCCACTACAATACTTGTTAGGACATATTGAATTCATGGGGATTGATTTCTTCACCGGCCGGGGTGTTTTTATCCCGAGACCTGAGACAGAACTTGTTGTAGAAACAGCTATAAAGTTCATCGAGCAATATCAATACAAACATGTCCTGGATCTGTGCTGCGGCAGCGGCGTGATTGGATTAAGTATTGCCCTTTTAAAACAACCCGTAAATGTAAGTCTTACCGATATATCCAAAAAAGCCATTATACTATCCAAAAAGAATTGTGAAAAACTCGGAATTTGTTCCACAGTAACATTCTACAGAGGTGAACTCTTCTCATCGTTACCGAGGGATATCAAATTTGATCTTATCGTAACAAATCCGCCTTACGTGCCTCATCACAGGATTGCTCATCTGCAGAAAGAACTTTATTACGAGCCGCTAAATGCACTGGACGGAGGTTCAAAAGGTATGAAATTAATAAATAGTATAATCGGGCAGGCCGGCGATTTTCTTACTGAAAGGGGTATGCTTGTAATGGAGCATGATCACACAGAGACGGAGCATATTAAGGCACTTACCCGGAAAACAAAAGGTTTTAAGAGCCTTAAGATCTTAAATGATCTTGCAGGTTTTCAACGAGTAAGTATACTTGGTAAATCTTAA